The Streptomyces laurentii region CATCCGCTCGTGCGGCGCGTGGACCCCGCGCACGGGCGGCGGCTCGCCGGGCTCGGCTGCGAGCTGGTGTGGGCGACCACCTGGGGCGAGGCGGCGAACGAGGTCCTGGCGCCGCGGCTCGGGCTGCCGCCGCTGCCCGTCGTCGACTGGCCGGAGGAGTTGGAGGAGGAGCTGGAGGCGGAGAGGGTGGCGGATCTGGAGGCGGACTTGGGGGCGGGCCTGCACTGGAAGACCCGGCCGCTGTCGGTGTGGGCCGGCGGGCGGCCGTACGTCTGGCTGGACGACGAGATCCGCCCCGCCGACCGCGCCTGGGCCGCCGCCCACCACCCGGCCCCGGCGCTCCTGCACCGCGTCGACCCGCGGACGGGCCTCGGCGACGCCGACTACGCGGCGGTCACGGCGTGGGTGGTGCGGGTGGCCGAGGAGCCCCGCGGCCGGGAATGAGTACGCCCTGCTCGTGCTCGCGCCCCGCGCTCGTGGTCGCCGTACCGGTCGGTGTCGCCTTCCTGCCGCCGGTACGACGCCTGTGCGTGCCCGCCCGCGTGCTGACCGCCGGTACGACGCCTGTGCGTGCCCGCCCGCGTGCTGACCGCCGGTCTCACGTGGCCGCTGTTCACCTCCGTGCCGGCGGCCGTGCTCATCGTCGCGGCTGGTTGAACCGCAGCATGTTGCCCGCCGGGTCGCGGAACGCGCAGTCCCGGACCCCGTACGGCTGGTCCATCGGCTCCTGGAGGACGTCGCCTCCCGCCGCGCGCACCCGCTCGAAGGTGGCGTCCACGTCGTCCGTACGGAAGTTGACGCCGCGCAGCATGCCCTTGGCGAGCAGTTCGGCGGCGGCCTGCCGGTCGGCGGCGGGGGCGTTCGGGTCGGCCAGCGGCGGTTCGAGGACGATCTCGACGTCCGGCTGCGTGGGCGAGCCGACCGTCACCCAGCGCATCCCCTCGAAGGAGACGTCCTTGCGGACCTCCAGGCCGAGGGCGTCGCGGTAGAAGGCGAGCGCCTTGTCGTGGTCGTCGACGGCGATGAAGCACTGGGAAACGTTGATGGTGTTCATGGCGTCGACGCTACGAGCCGGAGCGGCCGTCCGCTTCTCCATTCGTGACCGGTTCCGCGGCGACCGGTCGTACGGGCGTGGGCCGGCCCGCCGTCCCCGCCCGGGTCGGCCGCGTCAGGTACATCGCCACACACCCCGGGATCGACTCGCCCGCCTCGTGGTCCCGCGCCCGGTACGCGCTCGGGCTCTCCCCGACCAGCTCCGTGAAGCGCGAGCTGAACGACCCCAGCGACGTACACCCCACCGCGAAGCACACCTCCGTCACGCTCAGGTCGCCCCGCCGCAGCAGCGTCTTCGCGCGCTCGACGCGGCGCGTCATGAGGTAGCCGTACGGCGTCTCCCCGTACGCGGCGCGGAAACTGCGCGAGAAGTGGCCCGGCGACATCAGCGCGGCCCGCGCCAGGGCCGGGACGTCCAGCGGCTCCGCGTAGTCGCGGTCCATCAGGTCGCGCGCGTGGCGCAGCCGCGCCAGGTCGTCGAGGGAGGATCGGGTCGGAGTCACCCTTCCACCCTGCCGTATCCGCCTGACATCCGGACCGGACGACAGGGATCAGGAATGGAGAAGCCGCTTCGGCCCGTCCCCGCCTAGCCTGGCCGGGAGGACGTACGAGGGTGACGAGGGAGACGCACGTACATGAGCGGGACGAGCGCGAGCAGCACCAGCACGAACAGCACCAGCACGAACAGCACCAGCACGAACAGCACCAGCACGCGGCACGCCGCCGACAGCCACGACATGATCCGCGTGTACGGCGCGCGCGAGAACAACCTCAAGGACGTCGGCGTCGAGATCCCGAAGCGCCGGCTCACCGTCTTCACCGGAGTCTCCGGTTCCGGGAAGAGTTCGCTGGTCTTCGACACGATCGCCGCCGAGTCGCAGCGCCTGATCAACGAGACGTACAGCACCTTCGTCCAGGGCTTCATGCCGTCCCTCGGCCGCCCCGACGTCGACGTCCTCGACGGCCTCACCACCGTCATCAGCGTCGACCAGCGCCGTATGGGCGGCGACCCGCGGTCCACCGTCGGCACCGCCACCGACGCCAACGCCATGCTGCGCATCCTCTTCAGCCGGCTGGCCACGCCGCACATCGGCGGCCCGAAGGCGTTCTCGTTCAACGTCGCCTCGATAAGCGGCGGCGGCGCGGTCGCGTTCGAGCGCGGCGGCCGGACGGTGAAGGAGCGCCGCAGCTTCACGATCACCGGCGGCATGTGCCCGCGCTGCGAGGGCCGCGGCGCGGTCTCCGACATCGACCTGACGGCGCTGTACGACGACACGAGGTCGCTCGCCGGCGGCGCGCTCACCATCCCCGGCTACAGCATGGACGGCTGGTACGGCCGGATCTTCGGCGGCAGCGGCTACTTCGACATGGACAAGCCGATCGCCGAGTTCAGCAAGCGCGAGCTGGACGACCTCCTGCACCGGGAACCGACCAAGATCAAGGTCGACGGCGTCAACCTCACCTACGAGGGCCTGATCCCGAAGCTGCGCAAGTCGGTGCTGTCGAAGGACGTCGACACGCTCCAGCCGCACGTCCGCGCCTTCGTCGAGCGCGCGGTCACCTTCGCCATCTGCCCCGACTGCGACGGCACCCGGCTGACCGAGGCCGCCCGGTCGGCGAAGATCGACGGCGTGAGCATCGCGGACGCGTGCGCGATGCAGGTCAGCGATCTGGCGGAGTGGGTACGGGGGATCGGGGACCCGGCCGTCGCGCCGCTGCTCGCCACGCTCCGGCAGACCCTCGACTCGTTCGTGGAGATCGGCCTCGGTTACCTCGCGCTCGACCGCCCCGCCGGTACGCTGTCGGGCGGCGAGGCGCAGCGCGTGAAGATGGTGCGGCACCTCGGGTCGTCGCTCACGGACGTCACGTACGTCTTCGACGAGCCGACCACCGGGCTGCACCCGCACGACATCCAGCGCATGAACAACCTGCTCCTGCGGCTGCGCGACAAGGGCAACACGGTGCTCGTCGTCGAGCACAAGCCGGAGACGATCGCGATCGCCGACCACGTGGTGGACCTCGGGCCGGGCGCCGGTACGGGAGGCGGCAGCGTCTGCTTCGAGGGCACCGTGGCCGGGCTGCGGGCCGGCGACACGGTCACCGGGCGGCACTTCGGCGACCGTGCCCGCATCAAGGACCCGGGCGCCGTACGCAAGGCGAACGGCGTCCTGGAGATCCGCGGGGCGCGCGCGAACAACCTGCGGGACGTCGACGTCGACCTCCCGCTCGGCGTGCTCGCCGTCGTGACCGGGGTCGCCGGCTCCGGCAAGAGCTCGCTCGTGCACGGCTCGGTCCCGGCGGGCGCGGGCGTGGTGTCGGTCGACCAGAGCGGGATCCGCGGCTCGCGGCGCAGCAACCCCGCCACGTACACCGGTCTCCTCGACCCGATCCGCAAGGCGTTCGCCAAGGCCAACGGCGTGAAGCCGGCGCTGTTCAGCGCCAATTCGGAGGGCGCCTGCCCGACCTGCAACGGCGCGGGCGTCATCTACACCGACCTCGCGGTGATGGCGGGCGTGGCGACGGAGTGCGAGGAGTGCGAGGGGCGGCGGTTCCAGGCGGCCGTGCTCGACTACCACTTCGGCGGCCGGAACATCGCCGAGGTCCTCGCCATGTCCGTCGACGAGGCCGCCGCGTTCTTCGGCGAGGGCGAGGCCCGTACGCCCGCCGCGCACCGCGTCCTGACCCGGCTCGCCGATGTCGGCCTCGGCTATCTCACCCTCGGGCAGCCGCTGACCACCCTCTCGGGCGGCGAGCGGCAGCGGCTCAAGCTGGCCACGCACATGGGCGACAAGGGCGGCGTGTACGTCCTCGACGAGCCCACCGCCGGCCTTCACCTCGCCGACGTCGAACAGCTCCTGGGGCTGCTCGACCGGCTCGTCGACTCCGGCAAGTCGGTCATCGTCGTCGAGCACCACCAGGCCGTCATGGCGCACGCCGACTGGATCGTCGACCTCGGGCCGGGCGCGGGGCACGACGGCGGCCGGGTCGTGTTCGAGGGGACGCCGGCGGAGCTGGTGGCGGCGCGGTCGACGGTGACGGGGGAGCACCTGGCGCGGTACGTGGGGGAGTAGCGCCCGGGGCGGCCGTTGCGGCGGCCCCGGGCGGCTGTTCACCGGAGCGTCCTTTCACCGGAGCGTCCGTTCACCGGAGCGAGAGGGGTGTCTCCTCGTCGATCCGGGTCAGCTTCTCGGGGTTGCGGACGAAGTAGAGGCCGGAGATCCGGTCGCCCTCGAAGCGGAACGCGAGGATGCCGTCGGCCTCGCCGTCGACCATCATCACCAGGCCCGGGCTGCCGTTGACGACGGTCGGCACGGTGGTGAGGACGATCCGGTACTTGGTGATGCCGCCCAGGATGAAGCGGGCCACCTTGTCCGCGCCGAGGACCGGGCGGCGGGCCGCCGACTTGATCCCGCCGCCGTCGGTGAGCAGGACGATGTCGGGGGCCAGGACGTCGAGGAGGCCCTGCAGGTCGCCGGTGTCGAGGGCGCTGCGGAACGAGTCGAAGGCCGCGCGGGTCGCGCTCGCCGGCACGACCTCGCGGGGGCGGCGGGCCTCGACGTGGGCGCGGGCGCGGTGCGCGATCTGCCGGACGGCGGCCGGGGTCTTGTCGACGGCGGCCGCGATCTCCTCGTACCCGACATCGAAGACCTCGCGCAGCACGAACACCGCCCGCTCCGTCGGCGACAGCGTCTCCAGGACGAGCATCAGGGCCATCGACACGCTCTCGGCGAGTTCGACGTCCTGTGCCACGTCGGGGGTGGTGAGCAGCGGTTCGGGCAGCCACGGGCCGACGTACGACTCCTTGCGGCGGCTCATCGTCCGCAGCCGGTTGATCGCCTGGCGGGTGGTGATCCGGACCAGGTACGCGCGCTGGTCGCGGACCTCCGACAGGTCGACGCCGGCCCAGCGCAGCCAGGTCTCCTGCAGGACGTCCTCGGCATCGGCCGCCGATCCGAGCATCTCGTACGCGACGGTGAAGAGCAGGTTGCGGTGGGCGACGAAGCTCTCGGTCGCCGGGTCGGCGGCATCCACGACGGAATCCTCTCGGGGGTGGTGGCGGGACGTCAGCTGTGCGCGGCGGTCGGGGCGGTCGGGGCGGTGGGAACGGTAGCGGTGCCCGTCCGCGCGCGCAGCCGTTCCGCGCGCTTCGGGTCCTTCAGCCACTCCCACGTCAGCGAACCGGGCTTCTGCCCCTCCCGCGTCAGCTGCTTGACGATGCTCGCGCAGACATACTCCTTGACCGAGGCCGCGGGGCGCCCGGCGAGGTGGATCCCGCGCGCGACGTCGTCCTTGCGCGCGACCTGGAACAGCCCGGCCCTCCGCCCCAGGCTCAGGCACTGCCCGGCGAAGCCCATCGCGATCGGCGTGGCGCGCTCGCCCGCGATCCGGTGCAGCACGGTGTCGGCGGCGTGCGCGCCCAGTGGCAGCGCGGCCTGACAGCTCATCCGCAGCGGCAGGCCTGACGGGGCCGCCGAGTCGCCGGCGGCGACGATACGGTCGTCGTCGACGCTGGTCAGCGTCTCGTCGGTGAGCAGCCGCCCGAGCGCGTCGGTCCGCAGCCCGCTGCGGGCGGCGAGGTCCGGCACGCCGAAGCCGACGGTCCACACGGTCACCGCGCTCGGCAGCTCGCGCCCGTCGGCGAGCGTGACGCTCTCGCGCGACACGGCCGCGACCCGCGCGCCGGGGCCGGTGAGCACGGTGACGCCGAGCGCGGCCAGGCGGCGGGCCACGGCGCGCCGGCCCTTCGGGTGGAGGTACGGGCCGAGCTCCCCGCCGGCCGCCAGGGTCACCCGGCGGCCCTGCTCGGCGAGTTCGGCGGCGGTCTCGATGCCGGTGGGGCCGGCGCCGACGACGGTCACGGTGCGGGTGTCGGGGGTGTCGTCGAGGACCGTACGCAGCCGGTGGGTCTCCTCCAGGTCGGCGAGCGGGTACGCGAACTCGGCCGCTCCCGGCACGCCCGGGTCCGCGCTGCCGCTGCCCACCGCGTACACGAGGTAGTCGTACGCGAGCTTCCGGCCCTGGCCCTGGCCCTGGCCCTGGCCCTGGTCCTGGTCCTGGGTTCGGCCGTTGCCCTCGCGCGCGTCCGTACCGGCCAGCTCCAGTTCGCGGGCGGCGGTGTCGATCCGGGTCACGGAGCCGACGACGAGCCGGACCCGGCCGGCCAGCAGCTCGCGGTAGTCGGCGGTCGCGGCGTGGGTGCCGCCGGCCAGCTGGTGCAGCCGGACGCGGTCGACGAACTCGGGGCGCGGGTTCACGAGGTCGACGCGCACGCGCGGGTCCCGGGTCAGCCGGTTGGCGGCCATCACGCCCGCGTACCCACCGCCGATCACGACGACCCTGGTCTCGGCGCGGTTCTCGGTGTTGTTCTCGGTGGTCATGGTGTCCCTCCTCCGCCTCCCCTGCGTGTTTCAGGGGGTCGACCTCAAGACACCGGGCCCGCGACGCCTGTGACAGCGTGTGCCGCAGCTCACAGTCCGTGTCGGGTGGGGCGGTGTCGGTGGCGTCACCCAAAGGTGCTCTGACCTGCGGTGACGTAGGGGCGAGCGCCTCCCCGCGCGCGCCGGCAGCCCTCTCTATCTTCGTCGGCAAGTACTTGCTACTTTGGAAAGTAGATGCCGGGATGGACAAGGGGATTCCCCGGCGACGACGGGAGGGGTGTGCCATGCCTGAGCAGATGGACGCGGCCGCGGTACTGGCGGGGGCGGCCCGGATCGAGGCGACCGCGCGGGCGCGCAGCCGCTGGTACGTCAGGTACCTGTGGATGTTCGCCTGCTGGCAGCTGATCCTGGTGCCCGCGGTGCTGCTGTGGCACGGGATGGTGGGAGCGATGGCCAGCTCGGGGGCGAACGCCGTGGTGGCGGTGAGCCTGGGCATGTTCGCGGTGCGGCAGCCGGTGATGCCGCAGGGCTACGCGCGGCAGCACCTCCGGATGATCGGGGCCTGGGTGGCCGCCTACGGCCTGGCCCTCGCGCTCGGCTTCCTGGTCTTCACGGACAGCGTCGCCTTCGCGGCCGCGGCCGCCGTAGTCTGCGCGTTGCCGGCCGTCGTGACGGCCTGGCGGGAAGGACGTACCACATGACACAGGCATCGGAGACGCCGGGGGCGTCGGGGGTCCCGGGAACCTCGGAGGCCCCGGCGGGCCCGGGAGCGGCCCCGCGGCCGCACCCGCGCCACGCGCTCGCCCCGCTGCTGTCCTCGGCCGTGCGGCTGTCGATCGTGGCCGCGCTCGCCGCCACGGAGAAGGCCGATTTCGGCTACGTACGGGATCTCGTGGAGATCACCGACTCCGCCCTGTCCAAGCAGGTCTCCCGGCTGGAGGAGGCGGGCTGGGTGACCGTCGAGAAGGGCCAGATCGGCCGCCGCCCGCGCACCTGGCTGCGCCTGACCGGCGAGGGAACGGCCGCCTACCGCCGCCACCTCGCCGCCCTCGCGGCCATCGCGGGTCCGCTGAGCTGACGCGATGTGACCCGCCGCGGGACGGCCCGTCAGGGGCGCCGCTCAGCGCGCCGCGGCGTCCGTCAGGATCGCGTCGAGGCGGGCGCGGCACTCGGCGACGAAGGCGGGGAAGGTGTCCCAGTAGTACGAGACGCCGCTGACGCCCACCGCGACCGCCCAGGCGCGGGCGCGGGTCCAGGTCGCGTCGTCGAGGTCGAGGGCGTCCCAGTAGGCCCGGCGGGCTTCGGCGGGAAAGTCCCAGATCGTGGCGTGTTCGGCGTCGGGGAAGCCGATCGACAGTCCGCCGAAGTCGATGACCGCGTGCAGCCCGCCGTCCCGGGCCAGGAGGTTGGTCGGCTTGAGGTCGCCGTGCAGCCACACGTGGGGCCCCGCGGGATCGGGCAGCGCGAGACCGGCCCGCCACAGCCGCTCCAGCGTGTCGACGTCGAGGGTGGCGCCGGCCTTGGTCCGGCAGTCGTCGAGGGCCGTGGTGATCCACGCGTCGCACGGCCGCAGGCCGCCCCCGCGGTACCAGTCGAGACCGTCGTCCTCGCGGGTCGCCCCCAGGAGGTCGACGCGGTGGAGGTCCCGTACGAACGCCGCCAGGTCGGCGCCGAACGCGGACCAGTCCCGGACGGTGTCCGGGCCGGCCTCGGCGCCGTCGATCCAGCGGTAGACCGACCAGGCCACGGGGAACGCGTCGGTGGGCGTCCCGGCGTGCACGGGTGCGGGGATCGGGCGGGGGAGGAAGGGCGCCAGGCGGGGCAGCCATTCCTGTTCCTTGCGCAGCGACCGCCCGTTGTCGGCGGTGCGTGGAAGGCGTACGAGGAGGTCGTCGCCCAGCCGGTACATCGTGTTGTCGGTCCCCGCGCCCGCGGGTGTGAGTGGCAGCTCGGCCCATTCCGGGCGCTGCGCCTTCAGCAGGGAGCGGACCAGGGTCTCGTCGGCCGGGATCTCGTTCTCGTGAAGCGTCACGCCGGGCAGTCTGGCGGCCGGGTGGGACGTGTGCCAACGGCTTTTCCGCCGCCCGCTCAGGCCGGCGTCGCGTCCCGCCCGGGAGAGCCCGGGAGCTGGTCGAGGTGGTGGCCGAGGACGCGCGCGGCGGCCCCGGTGGCGTCCGCTCGTCCGTCCGATCGGCCCTCCGTCGTGCTCCTCCGTCGTGCTCTCTCCTCCGCCCCCTCCCTCTCCTGTGACGGAACTATTGCAAGCACCTGCTTGCAATAGTTAGCGCCGGGTGGCAGGGTCGGGGCATGGCATCGCTCAACGTCGGCAATCTCGGTGAGTACCTCCGCGAACAGCGGCGGACCGCGCAGTTGTCCCTGCGTCAGCTCGCCGAGGCCGCGGGCGTGTCGAATCCGTATCTGAGTCAGATCGAGCGGGGGCTGCGCAAGCCCAGCGCCGAGGTGCTGCAGCAGGTCGCGAAGGCCCTGCGGATCTCCGCCGAGACGCTGTACGTGCGCGCCGGGATCCTCGACGAGAAGGAGCGGGAGGAGCTGGAGACGCGCGCCGTCATCCTGGCCGATCCCTCGATCAACGAGCGGCAGAAGCAGGTGCTGCTCCAGATCTACGACTCGTTCCGCAAGGAGAACGCCGCCGAGAATGCCGCAGCCGGCACCGCCCCCGGTACCTCCGAGCGGTAGCGGCAGGCGCGGCAGCAGTCCACCGACACGTAGAACCTCTGGGAGGACCACGACCATGGCCATCATCGACGAACTGCGCACCCCCCTCTACTTCGCCGCCGGCACCGCCGACCTCGCCGTGCAGCAGGCCAAGAAGGTGCCCGGGCTGATCGAGCAGCTGGCCGCCGAGGCGCCGGCGCGGATCGAGGCCGTACGGAAGACGGACCCGAAGGCGGTGCAGGAGAAGGCGCAGGCGAAGTTCGCCGAGCTCGTCGGCGGCATCGACACCGACCTGAAGAAGCTGGGCGAGCAGGCCCAGGACCTGGCGCTGCGCGGGGTCGGCGTCGCCGCCGAGTACGCGGTCAAGGCGCGGGAGAAGTACGAGGAGCTCGCCGCGCACGGTGAGGAGACCGTCCGTACGTGGCGCGGCGAGGCCGCCGAGGAGATCACCGAGATCGCCATCGCCGTCGAGCCGGAGCCGGTGACCGAACCGGTGACCGAGCCCGTCGTCGTCACCGAGCCCGTCACCGAGCCGGAACTCGTCAGGGAGCCCGTCACCGAGCCGGAACTCGTCACGGAGCCCGTCACCGAGCCCGTCACCGAGCCGGTGGCGGCGGCCGAGGAGTCCGAGCCGGCGCGCAAGCCCGCGGCCAGCAAGACGGCCGGCAAGTAGGCGGTCGCCGCGGAGGCGGCGCATGGCGCGGAGGCGGCGCATGGCGCGGAGGCGGCGCACGGCGCGGAGCAGCCGCGCCGGCACCCCTGTCGCTCCGGGGCCCGGGCCGTACACCCGTGCCCGGAGCGTTCCACGAGGTACCTTGACGGCGAGGCGACCTTTCCCCTTCCCACCCTCAAGACACCCTCAAGGCGGTGCCCAGCATGTTGATGGACCGGTTCAACCTCACCCTGTTGCTGGTGTCCACGCTTCTCTTCCTGGGCATGGCGGTCGTCTCGCTGGTCTTCGCCGCCCTCGGCCGCGAGGACGCCTACCGCGCCGCCGACAAGAAGACGAAGAAGTTCTGGCTGCTCCTGCTCGGCGGCAACCTCGCCGTCAACCTGGTGGGCGCGATGCTGCTCGGGCCGATGCTGATGATGTTCCAGATCGCCGGGCTCGTCGCCGCCATCGTCTTCATGGTCGACGTGCGGCCCGCGCTCCGCGAGATCAGCGGGGGCGGCCGGCGCCGCGGCGGTTCCAGCAGCGACGGGCCGTACGGTCCCTACAACGGCGGCCGCTGACCGGCCCGTATCCGTACACGCCGCAAGCGATACGCGATACGCGATACGACAGGACACAGGGTCCGGGGTGCTATCCCCGGGCCCTGTTACATTCCGGACGAGCATCCAGGCCGACCGCCCCGGCCCCCGCACCCGCCACGCCTCCCGGCGCGACCTCCAGCCGCTCCAGGGCCAGCACGGCCACGTCGTCCGTCAGCTCGCCGCCGTTGAGCGACCGCACCTCCGTGACGGCCGCGTCCAGGAGGGCCTCGCCGCGCAGCCCGGTCGCCAGCTGGCGGTTGATCATGTCGACCATCCCCTCCTGGCCGAGCCGCGGCGAATCCGGGCCCGCCGAACGGCCCTCGATCAGCCCGTCCGTGTACATCAGCAGGCTCCACGCCGCCCCGAGGTCCACCTGCCGGCGCGGCCAGCGGGCGCGCGGCAGCAGTCCCAGGGCCGGCCCCCCGTCCTCGTACGGCAGCAGCTGCGCCGCCCGCCCGTGCCGGGCGATCAGCGGCGAGGGGTGGCCCGCCAGGCACAGGCCGGCGCGCCGCCCGTCGGGCGCGATGTCGAGGGTGCAGAGGGTCGCGAAGATCTCGTCGCTCTCGCGCTCGTGCTCCAGGACCTGCTGGAGGGTGGAGAGGAGTTCGTCGCCGCACAGGCCCGCGAAGGTCAGCGCGCGCCACGCGATCCGCAGTTCCACGCCGAGCGCGGCCTCGTCGGGGCCGTGGCCGCAGACGTCGCCGATCATCGCGTGGACGGTGCCGTCGGCGGTACGGACGGTGTCGTAGAAGTCGCCGCCGAGCAGCGCCCGGGACCGGCCGGGCCGGTAGCGGGCGGCGAACCGCAGGTCGGAGCCGTCGAGCAGGGGCGTCGGGAGCAGTCCGCGCTCCAGGCGGGCGTTCTCCTGGGCGCGCAGCCGGGACTCGGCGAGCTTGACCTGGACGACGTCGGCGCGCTTGCGCTCGACCGCGTACCGGATGGCGCGGCTGAGGACCCGCCCGTCGAGTTCCTCGCGGAAGAGGTGGTCCTGGGCGCCGACACGGACCGCCTCGGCCGCGAGTTCCGCGTCCGCGGACGCGGCGAGGGCGAGGACGGCGTGGCGCGGCGCGAGCCGCAGGATGTGCCGGAGCGGTGCGAGCGGGTCGTCGCCGTCGCCCGCGCGCGGGGCGGGCAGGGCGAGGTCGACCAGGACGCAGTGCACGTCGTCGGTGAGCAGCCGCTCGGCCTCGGTGAGGTTGCGGGCGGTGCGGATACGCACCCGGGTGCCGGCCGCGTCGAGCAATTCGGGTACGGCGAGGGCGCCCGCCGGGTCGTCCTCGACGACCAGGAGCGTGAGGTCGCCGGCGGCGCCGGGAGTTCCGGGTGCCGCGAGAGGCTCGGTCCTCTGGCGCGGTACGGGTACGGGCATCGGTCTGGTTTCCTTCCCTCCCCCGAGGGCCGGGGACCGACCCTAGCGGGCCCGCCCGCCGCAGAGGAACGGCGAACGGGCCGGGAACCGCCTGGGCCGTATGGCATATGCCACGGAGGGGGAGGTAGTCGCCGCACAGAGGCCTCCGGGGCGGCGGCGGGCGATGACAAACGTCACTCGCGAAGCCGTCCGCCGCCCACCGTCCGCCGCGTCGCCGCCCGTACCCAGGGGCGCTCGGCGGATCGCTCCCGGCGGATCGCTTCCGGCGGATCAGCCGGGGCGGACGACGCCGAGGATCTCCATCGAGCCCGCGCCCGCGAGGGTGACGTTCCGGCCGGGACGCGGCGCGTGCACGATCGAGCCGTTGCCCACGTACATCCCGATGTGGCTCGCGTCCTTGAAGTAGACGATCAGGTCGCCGGGCCGCATGTCCTTGATGTCGATGCGCGGCAGCAGCCGCCACTGCTCCTGCGAGGTGCGCGGGATCGTGCGTCCGGCGGCCGTCCAGGCGGACTGGGTCAGCCCCGAGCAGTCGTACGAGCCCGGGCCCTCGGCCCCCCACACGTACGGCTTGCCGATCTGCGCCGTGGCGAACTCGACCGCGCGCTTGCCCTGCTCGCTGGTCCGGCCGCTCAGGCCGGCGAGGACGCCGGAGCCGACCCAGGCGGTCTGCGCCCGGTCCTGCTCCTGCCGCTCCAGCTGCAGCAGCCGGGCGCGCTCGTCGGCGGCGAGCCGGGACTCCAGCTTCTCCGCCGCGTCGATCTTGGCGTTGATCTCCTTCTTCGCCTGGGCCTGCTTGACCCGGCCGGCCTCCAGCTTGGTCCAGTTGTCGCCGGCTTCCTTGGAGTACGTGGTCAGTTCGGCCTGCGTACGGGTCAGCTCGGCGATCATGTCCTTGGTGGCCTTCTGGCTCTCCTTCAGCCGGCCCGCGTGGTCGAGGAAGAGCTCCGGGTCGCTGGTGAGGACCAGCTGGGCACCGTCCGGCAGCCCGCCGTTGCGGTACTGGGCGCGGGCCGCGGCAC contains the following coding sequences:
- a CDS encoding XRE family transcriptional regulator (Helix-turn-helix XRE-family like proteins. Prokaryotic DNA binding proteins belonging to the xenobiotic response element family of transcriptional regulators; cd00093;~Predicted transcriptional regulators [Transcription]; COG1396;~XRE family transcriptional regulator [Mycobacterium smegmatis str. MC2155];~identified by MetaGeneAnnotator; putative;~non-specific DNA binding site [nucleotide binding];~salt bridge;~sequence-specific DNA binding site [nucleotide binding]) is translated as MASLNVGNLGEYLREQRRTAQLSLRQLAEAAGVSNPYLSQIERGLRKPSAEVLQQVAKALRISAETLYVRAGILDEKEREELETRAVILADPSINERQKQVLLQIYDSFRKENAAENAAAGTAPGTSER
- a CDS encoding hypothetical protein (Hypothetical protein XNR_3375 [Streptomyces albus J1074];~identified by MetaGeneAnnotator; putative); its protein translation is MAIIDELRTPLYFAAGTADLAVQQAKKVPGLIEQLAAEAPARIEAVRKTDPKAVQEKAQAKFAELVGGIDTDLKKLGEQAQDLALRGVGVAAEYAVKAREKYEELAAHGEETVRTWRGEAAEEITEIAIAVEPEPVTEPVTEPVVVTEPVTEPELVREPVTEPELVTEPVTEPVTEPVAAAEESEPARKPAASKTAGK
- a CDS encoding hypothetical protein (Protein of unknown function (DUF2516); pfam10724;~identified by MetaGeneAnnotator; putative;~predicted protein [Streptomyces roseosporus NRRL15998]), translated to MDRFNLTLLLVSTLLFLGMAVVSLVFAALGREDAYRAADKKTKKFWLLLLGGNLAVNLVGAMLLGPMLMMFQIAGLVAAIVFMVDVRPALREISGGGRRRGGSSSDGPYGPYNGGR
- a CDS encoding magnesium or manganese-dependent protein phosphatase (Stage II sporulation protein E (SpoIIE); pfam07228;~identified by MetaGeneAnnotator; putative;~magnesium or manganese-dependent protein phosphatase [Streptomyces cattleya NRRL 8057 = DSM46488]), with translation MPVPVPRQRTEPLAAPGTPGAAGDLTLLVVEDDPAGALAVPELLDAAGTRVRIRTARNLTEAERLLTDDVHCVLVDLALPAPRAGDGDDPLAPLRHILRLAPRHAVLALAASADAELAAEAVRVGAQDHLFREELDGRVLSRAIRYAVERKRADVVQVKLAESRLRAQENARLERGLLPTPLLDGSDLRFAARYRPGRSRALLGGDFYDTVRTADGTVHAMIGDVCGHGPDEAALGVELRIAWRALTFAGLCGDELLSTLQQVLEHERESDEIFATLCTLDIAPDGRRAGLCLAGHPSPLIARHGRAAQLLPYEDGGPALGLLPRARWPRRQVDLGAAWSLLMYTDGLIEGRSAGPDSPRLGQEGMVDMINRQLATGLRGEALLDAAVTEVRSLNGGELTDDVAVLALERLEVAPGGVAGAGAGAVGLDARPECNRARG
- a CDS encoding NLP/P60 protein (Cell wall-associated hydrolases (invasion-associated proteins) [Cell envelope biogenesis, outer membrane]; COG0791;~NLP/P60 protein [Streptomyces flavogriseus ATCC33331];~NlpC/P60 family; pfam00877;~PFAM: NLP/P60 protein; KEGG: sgr:SGR_3991 NLP/P60 family hypothetical protein;~identified by MetaGeneAnnotator; putative) codes for the protein MNRHRHALAAFTVACALTVLASPALAVQASAAPLRPLPEPPSLPAKSLEEVRQEIDGLYREAAAATDAYNLAEERAKQQSGEIVRLARMIEDGEKRIDGLKAQAGAAARAQYRNGGLPDGAQLVLTSDPELFLDHAGRLKESQKATKDMIAELTRTQAELTTYSKEAGDNWTKLEAGRVKQAQAKKEINAKIDAAEKLESRLAADERARLLQLERQEQDRAQTAWVGSGVLAGLSGRTSEQGKRAVEFATAQIGKPYVWGAEGPGSYDCSGLTQSAWTAAGRTIPRTSQEQWRLLPRIDIKDMRPGDLIVYFKDASHIGMYVGNGSIVHAPRPGRNVTLAGAGSMEILGVVRPG